From a single Apium graveolens cultivar Ventura chromosome 2, ASM990537v1, whole genome shotgun sequence genomic region:
- the LOC141706963 gene encoding geranylgeranyl transferase type-2 subunit alpha 1 isoform X1 yields the protein MHGRPRKALTREDGKALAAKAAKLRSLQSQFLHFHQNKIYTTEAVEVSAKLLEANPEFYTAWNYRKLAVQNNLASAQSSDSDGSINSILDEELKVAENALKKNYKSYGAWHHRTWVLSKGHSSTDRELRLLNMFQKQDSRNFHAWNYRRFVTALRNISKEEELQFTTDMINDNFSNYSAWHNRSVLLSHLLEEKAQGYSLTQKVLEEEYEFVRNALFTDPDDQSGWFYHLWLLSQTVKHDRPLLLSTWPPNGSDVHVPANCSIEGFAPPRTTTVHSSAVYFPVVLYFSEAVRGVNSTTVTIKVEFDTDSDLKWRPLSANVYGCAQAWVAYINCPDGELHAPKTYPVKLKLGHSQGITSLNGTNYNHLSSIAFKVSMLPSDSIHRENIGKRTSWKDVDVIPYETNHENSSLLDMFFNLSINEGSEATASKWQAEAIASEIAHYRELLSFSNCKIGKLTLARLLIAHDAMISRNSPNASSVVNSEEVLGLYQDLIKMDPAHSEYYKDEYSSVLLKKVTSSRESLLCYCHQYKKSTSTEIGDLICLRLAKLSISRIGSFEKLLWVRLLDLSHNNLQSVEGLEALQLLSHLNLSNNRLSSFTALDPLKFLKSLDVLDISFNEIGAHTVDTRRYLCSSPLSHTSDWNLEELTTSGMKNVNYWEAYSTFKCIGLTELDLRGNAVVNENFRLFVSNLMPKLKWLDGEELH from the exons ATGCACGGTAGGCCTCGTAAAGCTCTGACGCGGGAAGATGGAAAAGCTTTAGCTGCTAAAGCTGCTAAGCTTCGTTCATTACAATCACAATTCCTCCATTTTCATCAGAATAAAAT TTACACTACCGAAGCTGTGGAAGTAAGTGCTAAGCTTCTGGAGGCTAATCCCGAGTTTTACACTGCTTGGAATTATAGAAAATTAGCTGTTCAGAACAATCTTGCTTCTGCTCAATCTAGCGATTCGGATGGTTCTATTAACTCTATTCTCGATGAAGAATTGAAAGTC GCAGAAAATGCTTTGAAGAAAAATTATAAGTCGTACGGTGCTTGGCATCACAGAACATGGGTGCTAAGCAAAGGGCATTCTTCAACAGATCGGGAGTTGCGGCTTCTAAATATGTTTCAGAAGCAAGACTCCAGGAATTTTCATGCATGGAATTACCGCAG GTTTGTAACAGCCCTAAGGAACATCTCAAAAGAGGAGGAGCTACAATTCACCACGGATATGATAAATGATAATTTTAGCAACTATTCTGCTTGGCACAATCGGAG TGTACTTCTGTCTCATCTGCTGGAAGAAAAGGCTCAAGGTTATTCTCTTACGCAGAAGGTTCTAGAAGAGGAGTATGAGTTTGTACGTAATGCTCTGTTTACTGATCCAGACGATCAAAGTGGTTGGTTTTATCATCTTTGGCTTCTTTCTCAGACGGTCAAACATGATAGGCCATTGTTGCTTTCTACTTGGCCACCCAATGGGTCAGATGTTCATGTTCCAGCTAACTGTTCCATAGAAGGTTTTGCCCCTCCCAGAACCACAACTGTCCATTCTTCTGCAGTTTATTTTCCTGTAGTCCTGTATTTTAGCGAGGCTGTCAGAGGTGTGAATTCTACTACAGTAACTATCAAAGTAGAGTTTGACACAGACAGTGATCTCAAATGGAGGCCCCTTTCAGCAAATGTATATGGGTGTGCCCAAGCTTGGGTAGCATACATAAATTGTCCGGATGGAGAACTCCATGCTCCGAAGACTTATCCTGTAAAACTAAAGCTGGGACATTCCCAAGGGATCACATCTTTAAATGGCACTAACTACAATCATCTCTCTAGTATTGCATTTAAAGTCTCAATGCTACCTAGTGATTCAATACATAGAGAGAACATAGGAAAGAGGACTTCGTGGAAAGATGTTGATGTCATTCCGTATGAAACTAATCATGAAAATTCGAGCCTCCTTGATATGTTTTTTAATCTGAGTATTAATGAAGGCAGTGAGGCAACTGCTTCCAAGTGGCAGGCTGAGGCCATTGCAAGTGAGATAGCTCACTATAGGGAGTTGTTGTCATTTTCGAATTG TAAAATTGGGAAGCTGACATTAGCAAGACTTTTGATAGCACATGATGCAATGATATCGCGCAATAGTCCCAATGCCTCCAGCGTTGTGAATTCAGAAGAAGTTCTAGGACTATATCAAGATTTAATAAAGATGGATCCAGCACATTCTGAATACTATAAGGATGAGTACAGTTCTGTATTGCTGAAGAAG GTGACTTCAAGCAGGGAGTCTTTATTGTGTTATTGTCATCAATACAAGAAGTCAACTTCTACAGAAATCGGTGACTTAATTTGTCTAAGATTAGCTAAACTTTCAATATCACGCATCGGATCTTTTGAAAAATTGCTATGGGTACGCTTGCTAGACCTTAGCCACAACAATCTGCAGTCAGTTGAAG GTCTGGAGGCTTTGCAGCTTCTTTCTCATTTAAATCTAAGCAACAATAGACTTTCTAGCTTTACTGCTTTGGACCCTTTAAAGTTTCTGAAGTCTCTAGATGTGCTAGATATCTCTTTTAATGAGATTGGTGCACATACCGTCGACACAAGAAGGTACTTGTGCTCCTCCCCGCTGTCCCATACAAGTGATTGGAATTTGGAGGAACTGACAACCAGCGGTATGAAAAATGTAAATTATTGGGAAGCTTATTCGACTTTCAAATGCATTGGTTTGACAGAATTAGATTTAAGGGGGAATGCCGTTGTAAATGAAAACTTCAGGTTGTTCGTGTCAAACTTAATGCCTAAACTTAAGTGGCTTGATGGTGAAGAATTGCACTAA
- the LOC141706964 gene encoding double-stranded RNA-binding protein 8-like isoform X2 — translation MFLRAYCKSTPRNRRDAEQSAAEVALKALANSGTMGECISQPVHDTGLCKNLLQAYAQKMNFAIPLYICHKDEKPGMTGYVCTVDIGGIKYIGGAARSKKDAELKAARTALLAIQSDPSMSSMKVNASSTTFTVVPGKKKVSDSVIKAQETAAALKPKKGRPKKRSRKRKNKVRGENGQIAKDNVNNEGQVAPDAIKTGVIVAETIGTEFPPTGEIHQKSSEFNGGDQSDDRKFSVIQYSGGDCLERPITALDSDQSTHGGSSLEHTSMPTSSAIQYSGGDFLERPFTTLDPHQSAHGDSSLGPTSMPTSSPIQYTGGDFLERPITTLDHQSAHGDSSLEATSMPTS, via the exons ATGTTTTTAAGAGCCTATTGCAAGAGTACGCCCAGAAA TCGAAGGGATGCTGAACAGTCTGCTGCAGAAGTTGCTCTTAAAGCACTTGCTAATTCCGGGACCATGGGTGAATGCATTTCTCAACCAGTG CATGACACAGGTTTATGTAAGAATTTATTGCAAGCATATGCACAGAAGATGAATTTTGCCATTCCGCTGTACATATGCCATAAGGATGAGAAACCTGGCATGACAGGTTATGTTTGTACTGTTGATATTGGAGGTATCAAGTATATTGGTGGTGCAGCAAGATCGAAAAAGGATGCAGAACTCAAAGCTGCCAGAACTGCTTTATTGGCTATCCAGTCTGATCCATCTATGTCTAGTATGAAGGTCAATGCCAGCTCTACTACATTCACAGTTGTTCCAGGTAAAAAGAAGGTATCAGATTCGGTTATAAAGGCCCAGGAGACGGCAGCTGCACTAAAACCGAAGAAAGGCCGTCCGAAGAAGAGGTCACGAAAGAGAAAAAATAAAGTTAGGGGGGAAAATGGCCAAATCGCGAAAGATAATGTTAATAACGAAGGTCAGGTAGCACCAGACGCAATCAAAACAGGTGTTATAGTAGCCGAAACAATAGGTACGGAGTTTCCTCCCACAGGAGAGATCCACCAGAAATCATCAGAGTTCAATGGTGGAGATCAATCAGACGACAGAAAATTCTCCGTGATCCAGTACAGTGGCGGAGATTGTTTAGAAAGGCCTATAACAGCACTTGATTCTGACCAGAGTACTCATGGAGGTTCTAGTCTTGAACATACATCTATGCCTACATCCTCCGCTATTCAGTACAGTGGCGGAGATTTCCTAGAAAGGCCTTTCACAACACTTGATCCTCACCAGAGTGCTCATGGAGATTCTAGTCTTGGACCTACATCTATGCCTACATCCTCCCCTATCCAGTACACTGGCGGAGATTTTTTAGAAAGGCCTATCACAACACTTGATCACCAGAGTGCTCATGGAGATTCTAGTCTTGAAGCTACATCTATGCCTACATCCTAG
- the LOC141706964 gene encoding double-stranded RNA-binding protein 1-like isoform X1, producing the protein MNPTPVPSVSNCYVFKSLLQEYAQKVKLPNPTYNTIKEGPSHEPSFTSTVIVDGVTYDSLPGFFSRRDAEQSAAEVALKALANSGTMGECISQPVHDTGLCKNLLQAYAQKMNFAIPLYICHKDEKPGMTGYVCTVDIGGIKYIGGAARSKKDAELKAARTALLAIQSDPSMSSMKVNASSTTFTVVPGKKKVSDSVIKAQETAAALKPKKGRPKKRSRKRKNKVRGENGQIAKDNVNNEGQVAPDAIKTGVIVAETIGTEFPPTGEIHQKSSEFNGGDQSDDRKFSVIQYSGGDCLERPITALDSDQSTHGGSSLEHTSMPTSSAIQYSGGDFLERPFTTLDPHQSAHGDSSLGPTSMPTSSPIQYTGGDFLERPITTLDHQSAHGDSSLEATSMPTS; encoded by the exons ATGAATCCGACACCTGTTCCAA GTGTATCCAACTGCTATGTTTTTAAGAGCCTATTGCAAGAGTACGCCCAGAAAGTAAAACTTCCTAATCCTACTTATAACACAATCAAGGAAGGCCCATCTCATGAGCCTTCATTCACATCGACTGTGATTGTGGATGGTGTTACCTATGATTCTCTTCCTGGATTTTTCAGTCGAAGGGATGCTGAACAGTCTGCTGCAGAAGTTGCTCTTAAAGCACTTGCTAATTCCGGGACCATGGGTGAATGCATTTCTCAACCAGTG CATGACACAGGTTTATGTAAGAATTTATTGCAAGCATATGCACAGAAGATGAATTTTGCCATTCCGCTGTACATATGCCATAAGGATGAGAAACCTGGCATGACAGGTTATGTTTGTACTGTTGATATTGGAGGTATCAAGTATATTGGTGGTGCAGCAAGATCGAAAAAGGATGCAGAACTCAAAGCTGCCAGAACTGCTTTATTGGCTATCCAGTCTGATCCATCTATGTCTAGTATGAAGGTCAATGCCAGCTCTACTACATTCACAGTTGTTCCAGGTAAAAAGAAGGTATCAGATTCGGTTATAAAGGCCCAGGAGACGGCAGCTGCACTAAAACCGAAGAAAGGCCGTCCGAAGAAGAGGTCACGAAAGAGAAAAAATAAAGTTAGGGGGGAAAATGGCCAAATCGCGAAAGATAATGTTAATAACGAAGGTCAGGTAGCACCAGACGCAATCAAAACAGGTGTTATAGTAGCCGAAACAATAGGTACGGAGTTTCCTCCCACAGGAGAGATCCACCAGAAATCATCAGAGTTCAATGGTGGAGATCAATCAGACGACAGAAAATTCTCCGTGATCCAGTACAGTGGCGGAGATTGTTTAGAAAGGCCTATAACAGCACTTGATTCTGACCAGAGTACTCATGGAGGTTCTAGTCTTGAACATACATCTATGCCTACATCCTCCGCTATTCAGTACAGTGGCGGAGATTTCCTAGAAAGGCCTTTCACAACACTTGATCCTCACCAGAGTGCTCATGGAGATTCTAGTCTTGGACCTACATCTATGCCTACATCCTCCCCTATCCAGTACACTGGCGGAGATTTTTTAGAAAGGCCTATCACAACACTTGATCACCAGAGTGCTCATGGAGATTCTAGTCTTGAAGCTACATCTATGCCTACATCCTAG
- the LOC141706963 gene encoding geranylgeranyl transferase type-2 subunit alpha 1 isoform X2: MFQKQDSRNFHAWNYRRFVTALRNISKEEELQFTTDMINDNFSNYSAWHNRSVLLSHLLEEKAQGYSLTQKVLEEEYEFVRNALFTDPDDQSGWFYHLWLLSQTVKHDRPLLLSTWPPNGSDVHVPANCSIEGFAPPRTTTVHSSAVYFPVVLYFSEAVRGVNSTTVTIKVEFDTDSDLKWRPLSANVYGCAQAWVAYINCPDGELHAPKTYPVKLKLGHSQGITSLNGTNYNHLSSIAFKVSMLPSDSIHRENIGKRTSWKDVDVIPYETNHENSSLLDMFFNLSINEGSEATASKWQAEAIASEIAHYRELLSFSNCKIGKLTLARLLIAHDAMISRNSPNASSVVNSEEVLGLYQDLIKMDPAHSEYYKDEYSSVLLKKVTSSRESLLCYCHQYKKSTSTEIGDLICLRLAKLSISRIGSFEKLLWVRLLDLSHNNLQSVEGLEALQLLSHLNLSNNRLSSFTALDPLKFLKSLDVLDISFNEIGAHTVDTRRYLCSSPLSHTSDWNLEELTTSGMKNVNYWEAYSTFKCIGLTELDLRGNAVVNENFRLFVSNLMPKLKWLDGEELH; this comes from the exons ATGTTTCAGAAGCAAGACTCCAGGAATTTTCATGCATGGAATTACCGCAG GTTTGTAACAGCCCTAAGGAACATCTCAAAAGAGGAGGAGCTACAATTCACCACGGATATGATAAATGATAATTTTAGCAACTATTCTGCTTGGCACAATCGGAG TGTACTTCTGTCTCATCTGCTGGAAGAAAAGGCTCAAGGTTATTCTCTTACGCAGAAGGTTCTAGAAGAGGAGTATGAGTTTGTACGTAATGCTCTGTTTACTGATCCAGACGATCAAAGTGGTTGGTTTTATCATCTTTGGCTTCTTTCTCAGACGGTCAAACATGATAGGCCATTGTTGCTTTCTACTTGGCCACCCAATGGGTCAGATGTTCATGTTCCAGCTAACTGTTCCATAGAAGGTTTTGCCCCTCCCAGAACCACAACTGTCCATTCTTCTGCAGTTTATTTTCCTGTAGTCCTGTATTTTAGCGAGGCTGTCAGAGGTGTGAATTCTACTACAGTAACTATCAAAGTAGAGTTTGACACAGACAGTGATCTCAAATGGAGGCCCCTTTCAGCAAATGTATATGGGTGTGCCCAAGCTTGGGTAGCATACATAAATTGTCCGGATGGAGAACTCCATGCTCCGAAGACTTATCCTGTAAAACTAAAGCTGGGACATTCCCAAGGGATCACATCTTTAAATGGCACTAACTACAATCATCTCTCTAGTATTGCATTTAAAGTCTCAATGCTACCTAGTGATTCAATACATAGAGAGAACATAGGAAAGAGGACTTCGTGGAAAGATGTTGATGTCATTCCGTATGAAACTAATCATGAAAATTCGAGCCTCCTTGATATGTTTTTTAATCTGAGTATTAATGAAGGCAGTGAGGCAACTGCTTCCAAGTGGCAGGCTGAGGCCATTGCAAGTGAGATAGCTCACTATAGGGAGTTGTTGTCATTTTCGAATTG TAAAATTGGGAAGCTGACATTAGCAAGACTTTTGATAGCACATGATGCAATGATATCGCGCAATAGTCCCAATGCCTCCAGCGTTGTGAATTCAGAAGAAGTTCTAGGACTATATCAAGATTTAATAAAGATGGATCCAGCACATTCTGAATACTATAAGGATGAGTACAGTTCTGTATTGCTGAAGAAG GTGACTTCAAGCAGGGAGTCTTTATTGTGTTATTGTCATCAATACAAGAAGTCAACTTCTACAGAAATCGGTGACTTAATTTGTCTAAGATTAGCTAAACTTTCAATATCACGCATCGGATCTTTTGAAAAATTGCTATGGGTACGCTTGCTAGACCTTAGCCACAACAATCTGCAGTCAGTTGAAG GTCTGGAGGCTTTGCAGCTTCTTTCTCATTTAAATCTAAGCAACAATAGACTTTCTAGCTTTACTGCTTTGGACCCTTTAAAGTTTCTGAAGTCTCTAGATGTGCTAGATATCTCTTTTAATGAGATTGGTGCACATACCGTCGACACAAGAAGGTACTTGTGCTCCTCCCCGCTGTCCCATACAAGTGATTGGAATTTGGAGGAACTGACAACCAGCGGTATGAAAAATGTAAATTATTGGGAAGCTTATTCGACTTTCAAATGCATTGGTTTGACAGAATTAGATTTAAGGGGGAATGCCGTTGTAAATGAAAACTTCAGGTTGTTCGTGTCAAACTTAATGCCTAAACTTAAGTGGCTTGATGGTGAAGAATTGCACTAA